Proteins encoded together in one Pirellulales bacterium window:
- a CDS encoding cellulose synthase operon protein YhjQ/BcsQ yields MATIAWGTESLAEEPAVSGPNPPAFALAEAKCSEPPAGAPLSFRSTFSISPAIQLSEPQPATVLAAAAPVAAATIPSENLQRMTEPAPTFPAKNPPSAAIAAFEHPDMRSAATAFADVDPPIAPDAPRAAFEVDRFVWPELCEALLEKRAGEFDQLVGQLVTESALGRKVIAITGSRRGDGRTTLTLLLARRLAATAMKVVVVDADFEVPQLAARLGMTLESGWERILADGLPVWDALVESMDDRLTLLPLAPRPASVAAQPPVGEFVANHAAAIREHIGLLRKHFDVVLVDAGAIKAIRADARPRGPLAIANALDAAIMVSDARIMAPGRVGELQRRLAESRIVPLGVAENFCPANSN; encoded by the coding sequence ATGGCGACGATCGCGTGGGGCACCGAATCGCTCGCCGAAGAACCCGCCGTCTCTGGGCCGAATCCGCCTGCATTCGCTTTGGCGGAAGCGAAATGTTCCGAACCGCCGGCGGGCGCGCCGCTATCCTTTCGCTCGACATTTTCGATTTCGCCGGCAATTCAATTGTCCGAACCACAGCCGGCAACCGTGCTGGCGGCCGCTGCCCCGGTTGCTGCCGCAACGATTCCGTCTGAGAATTTGCAAAGAATGACTGAGCCGGCTCCAACCTTTCCGGCGAAGAATCCGCCGAGCGCCGCTATTGCGGCTTTCGAACATCCCGATATGCGATCGGCGGCAACGGCCTTCGCCGATGTCGATCCGCCGATTGCCCCCGATGCTCCTCGCGCGGCCTTCGAAGTCGACCGATTTGTCTGGCCCGAATTGTGCGAAGCGCTTTTGGAAAAACGCGCCGGCGAATTCGATCAGTTGGTCGGTCAGTTGGTTACCGAATCGGCGCTTGGCCGCAAAGTGATTGCCATCACCGGTTCGCGGCGCGGCGACGGGCGCACGACGCTCACGCTCTTGCTTGCTCGGCGGCTCGCGGCCACGGCGATGAAGGTCGTCGTCGTCGATGCCGATTTCGAGGTGCCGCAACTAGCGGCTCGATTGGGAATGACGCTCGAAAGCGGTTGGGAACGCATTCTGGCCGACGGCCTGCCGGTTTGGGACGCTCTCGTCGAGTCGATGGACGACCGCCTGACGCTATTGCCTCTTGCACCACGGCCGGCATCGGTCGCAGCGCAGCCGCCTGTTGGTGAATTCGTCGCCAACCATGCTGCTGCGATCCGTGAGCACATCGGCTTGCTCCGAAAGCATTTTGATGTCGTGCTGGTCGATGCGGGAGCGATTAAGGCGATTCGCGCCGATGCGAGGCCACGAGGACCGTTGGCAATAGCGAATGCCCTGGACGCGGCGATCATGGTTTCAGACGCCCGGATCATGGCCCCAGGCCGCGTCGGCGAACTCCAGCGTCGATTGGCGGAATCGCGAATCGTGCCGCTCGGAGTCGCCGAAAACTTTTGCCCGGCCAACTCAAACTGA
- a CDS encoding AAA family ATPase, translating into MYESYWQLDRRPFENTDDPRFYYPGESHQGTLLKLRYVVENQRGGAVLAGAAGTGKTLVARVLARQLADTCRPIVHIVFPQMTAVELLAYLADELAVPDAGSRNVDQTIRRIQTFLAENSARGKHAVVIMDEAHLLEDTQTLEALRMLLNFEPDSRPGLTLLLVGQPKLLPILDRMPGFEERLALKCLLRPFTLDETISYVSHRLQTAGAKRQIFEPAALESLYSLTHGLARRINRLCDLALLIGFAEERQIVTAEQLDAVAQELVAVMPE; encoded by the coding sequence ATGTACGAATCCTACTGGCAACTCGATCGACGGCCATTTGAAAACACCGACGACCCGCGATTCTATTATCCCGGCGAGAGCCATCAGGGAACGCTCCTGAAGCTGCGCTACGTGGTGGAGAATCAGCGCGGCGGAGCAGTGCTGGCCGGCGCCGCCGGCACCGGCAAAACGCTCGTCGCTCGAGTCTTAGCCCGGCAATTGGCCGACACATGCCGGCCAATTGTGCACATCGTATTTCCGCAGATGACGGCCGTCGAACTGCTTGCCTATCTGGCCGATGAATTGGCCGTTCCGGATGCGGGTTCGCGGAACGTCGATCAAACGATTCGCCGCATCCAGACATTCTTGGCCGAGAATTCGGCCCGCGGTAAACACGCCGTCGTGATCATGGATGAAGCGCATCTCTTGGAAGACACGCAAACGCTCGAAGCATTGCGAATGCTATTGAATTTCGAGCCCGATTCTCGCCCAGGGCTTACGCTCCTTTTGGTCGGCCAGCCGAAGCTACTGCCGATTCTCGATCGCATGCCCGGCTTCGAAGAGCGCTTGGCGCTCAAGTGTCTTTTGCGGCCGTTCACGCTTGACGAAACAATAAGCTACGTATCGCACCGCTTGCAAACGGCTGGCGCCAAACGGCAAATTTTCGAGCCGGCGGCGCTCGAATCGCTGTATTCGCTGACGCACGGCCTGGCCCGGCGGATCAATCGCTTGTGCGATCTGGCCCTTTTGATCGGGTTCGCTGAAGAACGCCAAATCGTCACCGCCGAGCAACTCGACGCGGTCGCACAAGAACTGGTAGCGGTCATGCCCGAATAG
- a CDS encoding histidine phosphatase family protein, with protein sequence MILYIVRHAWAGEHDEKRYPNDDLRPLTADGKKRFAKMLDRLSGAKIRPTWIATSPLVRCRQTADILAEHLAKTPEITELVALRPDSDLGEVLAWAGRRKDDEQIAWVCHAPAVTDLAAALIGDGSASIRFAKGAIAAIRFEGPLERNAGELAWLANAGMLGV encoded by the coding sequence ATGATTCTCTACATTGTTCGTCATGCGTGGGCCGGGGAACACGATGAAAAACGCTATCCCAACGACGATTTGCGCCCTTTGACCGCCGACGGCAAGAAGCGATTCGCCAAAATGCTCGACCGATTGTCGGGCGCAAAGATTCGGCCGACCTGGATCGCCACCAGTCCGCTGGTGCGCTGCCGGCAGACCGCCGACATCCTGGCGGAGCATCTGGCCAAAACACCGGAAATAACCGAGTTGGTCGCGCTGCGGCCGGATTCCGATTTGGGCGAAGTGCTGGCGTGGGCCGGGCGGCGCAAAGACGACGAGCAAATCGCTTGGGTATGTCACGCGCCGGCGGTGACCGATCTGGCGGCGGCGCTTATCGGCGACGGATCGGCCTCGATCCGTTTTGCGAAGGGGGCCATCGCTGCGATTCGCTTCGAAGGCCCCCTCGAACGCAATGCGGGCGAACTTGCTTGGCTGGCAAATGCGGGCATGCTGGGCGTTTGA